A DNA window from Ipomoea triloba cultivar NCNSP0323 chromosome 10, ASM357664v1 contains the following coding sequences:
- the LOC116033208 gene encoding TMV resistance protein N-like yields the protein MNVAKYPVGIESHVGDVLHLLQIQTNDDVQMMEIFGMGGVGKSTITKAIYNHLILSFQGFEGSCFVANIRQEVSNKGHNGLVGLQEKILHKILKRKKFEIDNVDEGISLINARLQSKRVLIVLDDVDHISQLQSLAGQRNWFGLDTTIIITTRDVHLLSELGTQEKYMVKTLSIDDSLQLLSWHVVGVPIALKEYTELSKMIASYTGGLPLALTIVGSHLRGRSVQEWIEDVEKLRSNLHDDIQKILKISYDALDDDTKNIFLDIACFFVGHGKKGTAMILEACGFYAESGIKILIERCLLTIDGGREFGRLEMHDLVQNMGREIVRKEFPREPSKRSRLVDPKDVFDVLQSNKHLVCLRTLKFDGCTQLKSTPNFTGAQSLQTISFSACSNLANVHPSIGSLERLVRLDFWKCKKLKEFRPLSQGSALRAEVQFICLKLYGCKNLRELPIDIGKLEQLRRLDVVETGISHLPFSLGSLRNLESLDLGEPVGSVAVDFFPSSTANLCSLESLSVSFNKLQQVNLPIAIGSLTSLTFLKLSGICYQSLSLDFSHP from the exons ATGAATGTTGCAAAGTATCCCGTTGGAATTGAATCTCATGTTGGAGATGTACTTCATTTACTACAAATCCAAACAAATGATGATGTTCAAATGATGGAAATTTTTGGTATGGGTGGTGTTGGAAAATCAACCATTACTAAAGCCATATACAATCACTTGATCTTGAGCTTTCAAGGGTTTGAAGGTAGTTGCTTTGTTGCAAATATTAGACAAGAAGTTTCTAATAAGGGACACAATGGTCTAGTTGGTTTACAAGAGAAAATTCTTCACAAAATACTCAAGagaaagaaatttgaaattgatAATGTTGATGAAGGAATAAGTTTGATCAATGCAAGGCTGCAATCCAAGAGGGTTCTTATTGTTCTTGATGATGTAGACCACATAAGTCAATTACAATCATTAGCAGGTCAGCGAAATTGGTTTGGTTTAGATACTACAATTATAATAACAACTAGAGATGTTCACTTGTTGAGTGAGCTTGGAACACAAGAGAAGTACATGGTTAAAACATTAAGCATTGATGATTCTTTGCAACTATTAAGTTGGCATGTTGTTGGTGTTCCTATAGCATTAAAAGAGTATACTGAACTATCCAAAATGATAGCAAGTTATACTGGGGGACTTCCATTAGCACTTACAATTGTAGGTTCTCATTTGCGTGGAAGATCTGTGCAAGAGTGGATCGAAGATGTTGAGAAATTAAGAAGCAATCTTCATGACGATAttcaaaaaattcttaaaataagctatgATGCACTTGATGATGATACTAAGAACATCTTTCTTGATATTGCTTGTTTTTTTGTTGGGCATGGCAAAAAGGGCACTGCTATGATATTGGAAGCTTGTGGTTTTTATGCTGAAAGTGGAATTAAAATCTTGATAGAAAGATGCTTGTTAACAATAGATGGGGGTAGAGAATTTGGGCGTCTTGAGATGCATGATTTGGTACAAAATATGGGAAGAGAAATTGTTCGAAAGGAATTTCCTAGAGAACCTAGCAAACGAAGTAGATTGGTGGATCCAAAGGATGTATTTGATGTTCTTCAAAGCAACAAG CATTTGGTATGCTTGAGGACCTTAAAGTTCGATGGTTGTACACAACTTAAGAGTACACCAAACTTTACTGGGGCACAGAGTCTTCAGACAATATCCTTCAGTGCTTGTTCAAATTTGGCGAATGTGCATCCATCAATTGGAAGTTTGGAGAGGCTTGTTAGGTTAGATTTTTGGAAGTGCAAGAAATTGAAG GAGTTCCGTCCTTTAAGCCAGGGAAGCGCTCTTCGGGCAGAGGTCCAATTTATCTGCTTAAAATTATATGGTTGCAAGAATTTGAGGGAGCTTCCAATTGACATTGGAAAATTAGAGCAACTAAGAAGATTAGATGTTGTAGAAACTGGTATCTCACATTTACCCTTTTCTTTGGGAAGTTTGAGAAATCTAGAGTCCCTGGACCTGGGAGAGCCTGTGGGCTCAGTAGCTGTTGATTTTTTCCCATCGTCAACTGCGAATTTGTGCTCATTGGAAAGTCTAAGTGTGAGTTTCAACAAGTTGCAGCAAGTAAATCTTCCAATTGCTATTGGGAGTTTGACctcattgacatttttaaagtTATCAGGAATTTGCTATCAAAGCCTATCGTTGGACTTTTCTCATCCCTAA